In Flavobacterium sp. N1736, the following are encoded in one genomic region:
- a CDS encoding O-antigen ligase family protein — protein sequence MKNISWSYGFLIFIHALIALVVFAVPFLSKIYALVIPILGFYLVYKTKNRNNEVLLIAAYMVGVEVFLRMTDGNFNNEYVKFNVIFFMLVGIIYSNFSTNAFIYWFFLILLIPGILITSTSTDYYNVDVKKALFFNLSGPVCLAISAIYMFQRKILFADLQKVVVAMGLPIFTTTVYLFLYNPSVKQVLTGTQSNFETSGGFGPNQVSTVLGLGIFIFFTQLILFSKSKKLMILNGIILIMVSYRGIVTFSRGGVITAVVMIACLLSLMFYFSNARGRGKFSLVFIVTTLMGIGIWTYTSLETGGLINKRYANKDAAGRLKKDRLGGREEIMDTELKLFMDNPILGIGAGMGKELRKELFSLDAASHNEITRMLSEHGLFGILGLLILLITPFVLYLNNWQHLYFFSFYLFWLLTINHAAMRTAAPAFVYALSLLSVKVKIPEKAEN from the coding sequence ATGAAAAACATTTCATGGTCTTATGGTTTTCTGATTTTTATTCATGCACTAATAGCTTTGGTGGTTTTTGCAGTGCCTTTTTTGTCAAAAATATATGCACTTGTAATTCCAATATTAGGATTTTATCTTGTTTACAAAACAAAAAACAGAAACAATGAAGTTCTTTTAATTGCTGCTTACATGGTAGGTGTTGAGGTGTTTTTAAGAATGACTGACGGGAATTTTAATAATGAATATGTTAAATTCAATGTTATTTTCTTCATGCTTGTAGGTATTATTTACAGCAATTTTTCTACCAATGCCTTTATTTACTGGTTTTTTCTGATTTTGTTAATTCCGGGAATACTGATAACATCAACATCAACAGATTACTATAATGTAGATGTTAAAAAGGCGTTATTCTTTAATTTATCTGGACCGGTTTGTTTGGCAATTTCTGCCATTTATATGTTTCAAAGGAAGATTCTATTTGCAGATTTACAAAAAGTAGTTGTCGCAATGGGATTGCCTATTTTTACTACTACAGTCTATTTATTTTTATATAATCCCAGCGTAAAACAAGTATTAACAGGTACACAATCGAACTTTGAAACTTCGGGAGGTTTTGGACCCAATCAGGTTTCTACTGTTTTGGGATTAGGGATTTTTATCTTTTTCACTCAATTAATTTTATTTTCAAAATCAAAAAAATTAATGATTTTGAACGGAATTATATTAATTATGGTGAGCTACAGGGGCATTGTTACTTTTTCAAGAGGAGGAGTAATTACGGCTGTAGTGATGATTGCCTGTTTATTAAGTTTAATGTTTTATTTTTCAAATGCAAGGGGCAGAGGTAAGTTCTCTTTAGTTTTTATCGTGACGACACTTATGGGAATAGGAATTTGGACATATACTTCTTTAGAAACGGGCGGCTTAATTAATAAGCGTTATGCTAATAAAGATGCGGCAGGAAGACTAAAAAAAGATCGATTGGGGGGTCGTGAAGAAATCATGGATACCGAATTAAAATTATTTATGGATAATCCTATTTTAGGAATCGGAGCCGGTATGGGTAAAGAGCTAAGAAAAGAGCTGTTTAGTTTAGACGCCGCTTCTCATAATGAAATAACCCGAATGTTAAGTGAGCACGGTTTGTTTGGTATTTTAGGACTTTTGATATTATTAATAACGCCATTTGTTCTTTATCTCAATAATTGGCAGCACTTATATTTCTTTTCTTTTTATTTATTTTGGCTTCTTACTATAAACCACGCGGCCATGCGTACCGCAGCTCCTGCGTTTGTTTATGCCTTATCACTTCTTTCGGTTAAAGTGAAAATTCCTGAAAAAGCTGAAAATTAG
- a CDS encoding MBOAT family O-acyltransferase, with the protein MFFNSIAFAIFLPIVFLLYWFVFNKTKSTQNALLIVASYYFYSCWDWRFLFLLVFSTFLDYYTGIQIEKGKSERSRKFWFWLSIIINLGFLGIFKYYNFFAASFSELLNSAGFKASPILLEVILPVGISFYTFHGLSYVIDIYYKRIKAEYNFVDYSLFVSYFPLLVAGPIERATHLLPEIKVKREFDLEKAKEGIYQIVWGLVKKVIIADTCAPYANAIFDNYTSMNSFSLVLGAIYFAFQIYGDFSGYSDIALGVSKLFGLDLLRNFNYPYFSRDIAEFWRRWHISLSSWFRDYLYIPLGGSKGGIWMKIRNTFIIFVVSGFWHGANWTYLAWGFINAVYFLPLLVSNSNRNNMDAIALKFDFNSAKTVMSIFYTFFLTCVAWVFFRAKTITDAVLYLKRIIYSGEFKIQFLANDRSNYELIPLIGLFVLIEWNSRNKIEPISGKRSTLKLAFAIAAIIALGTFSDYKEFIYFQF; encoded by the coding sequence ATGTTTTTTAATTCTATAGCATTTGCTATTTTTTTACCAATCGTTTTTTTATTGTATTGGTTTGTATTCAATAAAACCAAAAGCACTCAAAATGCTTTATTAATTGTTGCCAGTTATTATTTTTATTCCTGTTGGGATTGGAGATTTCTGTTTCTATTGGTTTTCTCCACATTTCTGGATTATTATACCGGAATTCAAATTGAAAAAGGAAAATCAGAAAGGAGCCGAAAATTTTGGTTTTGGCTTAGTATTATTATCAATTTAGGTTTTCTGGGAATTTTTAAATACTATAACTTTTTTGCCGCTTCTTTCTCAGAACTATTAAATTCTGCCGGTTTTAAAGCAAGTCCAATTTTATTAGAAGTTATTCTTCCTGTCGGAATTTCATTTTATACATTTCACGGTTTATCATACGTAATCGATATTTATTACAAACGAATAAAAGCCGAATACAACTTTGTAGATTATTCCTTATTCGTAAGTTATTTTCCGCTTTTAGTTGCCGGACCAATCGAAAGAGCCACACATTTATTGCCTGAAATAAAAGTAAAACGAGAGTTTGATTTAGAAAAAGCAAAAGAAGGAATCTATCAAATTGTTTGGGGATTAGTCAAAAAAGTAATTATTGCAGATACTTGTGCGCCCTACGCCAATGCTATTTTTGATAATTATACGTCAATGAATTCGTTTTCATTAGTATTGGGAGCCATTTATTTTGCTTTTCAAATTTATGGGGACTTTTCAGGATATTCAGATATTGCATTAGGAGTTTCAAAACTATTCGGATTAGATTTATTGCGAAACTTCAATTATCCGTATTTCTCCAGAGATATTGCCGAGTTTTGGCGCCGCTGGCATATTTCGCTTTCTTCCTGGTTTCGCGATTATTTATACATTCCGTTAGGCGGAAGCAAAGGCGGAATCTGGATGAAAATCAGAAACACATTTATCATTTTTGTAGTCAGCGGGTTTTGGCATGGAGCCAATTGGACTTATCTCGCCTGGGGATTTATAAATGCCGTTTATTTTTTACCGTTATTAGTATCAAACAGCAACCGAAACAATATGGATGCTATTGCATTGAAATTTGATTTTAATTCGGCAAAAACAGTAATGAGTATTTTTTATACTTTTTTCCTGACTTGTGTTGCCTGGGTATTTTTTAGGGCAAAAACAATTACAGACGCGGTTTTATATTTAAAAAGAATAATTTACAGTGGAGAATTTAAAATTCAATTTCTGGCAAATGATCGAAGTAATTATGAGCTAATACCGCTCATTGGTTTGTTTGTGTTGATAGAATGGAACAGCCGTAATAAAATAGAACCGATTTCCGGGAAAAGAAGCACATTAAAATTAGCCTTTGCTATTGCAGCAATCATAGCGCTGGGAACCTTTTCAGATTATAAAGAATTTATATATTTTCAATTTTAA
- a CDS encoding glycosyltransferase codes for MRIVQIIDSLDAGGAERMAVNYANALAKKIAFSGLIATRKEGSLKDQINSNVSYLFLEKKNSVDFQAVFRLRKYIKKNQIDIIHAHSSSFFIAVLVKLTLPGIKITWHDHYGTREKETKEKNRVLIYLSAFFSAIFVVNLQLQEWSKKNMHCSRVIFIPNFITSKAETEQLTNLKGNAGKRIVFLANLKNPKNHILILKAFTELKLNESGWTLHLIGKDYFDNYSNEIKKHITSYSLENAIHLYGAKNDVRYILSQASVGVLASTQEGFPVTLLEYGLENLAVISTNVGYCSSIIQNEVNGLLFDPLSYLEVKSQLKKITDDDSLRKTLGDNFKQSVEQHYSEEIVIEKLISAYTN; via the coding sequence ATGAGAATTGTACAAATAATAGATTCTTTAGATGCTGGCGGAGCAGAACGAATGGCGGTTAATTATGCAAATGCATTAGCCAAAAAAATAGCATTCTCTGGTTTAATAGCAACAAGAAAAGAAGGTTCTTTAAAAGATCAGATAAATTCGAATGTTTCTTATTTGTTTTTGGAAAAGAAAAATAGTGTTGATTTTCAAGCCGTTTTTCGTTTAAGAAAATATATCAAAAAAAATCAGATCGATATTATTCATGCGCATAGTTCTTCGTTTTTTATAGCCGTTTTAGTAAAATTGACTTTGCCGGGAATAAAAATTACCTGGCATGATCATTACGGAACAAGAGAAAAAGAAACGAAAGAAAAGAATAGGGTTTTGATATATTTATCGGCTTTTTTTTCTGCTATTTTTGTAGTTAATCTTCAGTTACAAGAATGGAGCAAGAAAAACATGCACTGTTCCCGAGTGATTTTTATTCCTAATTTTATAACTTCAAAAGCCGAAACGGAACAGTTGACCAATTTAAAAGGAAACGCAGGTAAAAGAATTGTTTTTTTGGCGAATTTAAAAAATCCAAAAAATCATATTTTGATCCTAAAAGCTTTTACCGAGTTAAAATTAAACGAAAGTGGCTGGACTTTACATCTCATCGGAAAAGATTATTTTGACAACTATTCAAATGAGATAAAAAAGCATATAACGTCTTATTCATTAGAGAATGCCATACATTTGTACGGAGCAAAAAATGATGTCAGATATATCTTGTCGCAAGCATCTGTTGGTGTTTTAGCTTCGACACAAGAAGGATTTCCCGTAACGCTACTTGAATATGGTTTAGAGAATTTAGCCGTAATTTCTACAAATGTGGGATATTGTTCCTCTATTATTCAAAATGAAGTAAACGGCTTGCTGTTTGATCCTCTATCGTATTTAGAGGTGAAATCGCAGTTGAAAAAAATTACGGATGATGATTCGCTTAGGAAAACTTTAGGAGATAATTTTAAGCAATCCGTTGAGCAGCATTATTCAGAAGAGATTGTAATAGAAAAGTTAATCTCTGCTTATACAAATTAA
- a CDS encoding glycosyltransferase family 4 protein, with the protein MKIAFLTPEYPHPKTGNSGGIGTSIKNLTIGLLAQGVSVRVLVYGQKEDAVFDDNGVLIQQIKNVKIKGLSWFFTRKKIEQLINKLYSNKEIDLVEAPDWTGITSFIKPKKCPIVIRLHGSDTYFCHLDNRPVKWVNKFHEKRALINADALLSVSQFTANTTNDVFGLNKKFTVIPNPIDASLFQSDKNVQQGKSILYFGSLIRKKGLLELPLIFNKVIENNPDAKLILIGKDVSDIISGNSSIWQMMQELFSNQAKQNVTYLGSVPYTEIKLKIQDAALCVFPSFAEAFPVSWLEAMAMEKPIVASNIGWANEMVDDGDNGFLIHPTNHDVFAEKITTLLNDKELCLKTGKAARKKVEDFFNIDSIAKQNIEFYKSIINRN; encoded by the coding sequence ATGAAAATAGCCTTTTTAACACCAGAATACCCACATCCAAAAACCGGAAATTCCGGAGGTATTGGCACAAGTATCAAAAATCTGACAATCGGACTTTTAGCGCAAGGTGTTTCAGTCAGAGTTCTTGTTTACGGACAAAAAGAAGACGCTGTTTTTGATGATAACGGCGTTTTAATTCAGCAGATAAAAAATGTAAAAATTAAAGGATTGTCGTGGTTTTTTACAAGAAAAAAAATAGAACAACTAATTAATAAACTCTATTCTAATAAAGAAATTGATTTAGTTGAAGCACCGGATTGGACAGGAATTACTTCTTTTATTAAACCCAAAAAGTGTCCAATAGTAATTAGACTGCACGGATCAGATACTTATTTCTGTCATTTGGATAATCGTCCGGTAAAATGGGTAAACAAATTTCATGAAAAAAGAGCTTTAATTAATGCCGATGCATTATTATCTGTAAGTCAGTTTACGGCAAATACAACAAATGATGTTTTTGGTTTGAATAAGAAGTTTACAGTTATTCCAAACCCTATCGACGCAAGTTTATTTCAATCAGATAAAAATGTTCAGCAAGGAAAAAGCATATTATATTTTGGAAGCCTGATTCGCAAAAAAGGACTTCTTGAATTGCCTTTAATTTTTAATAAAGTAATCGAAAACAATCCGGATGCTAAATTGATTTTGATTGGTAAAGATGTTTCAGATATTATTTCAGGAAATTCATCGATCTGGCAAATGATGCAGGAATTATTTTCAAATCAGGCAAAGCAAAATGTAACCTATTTAGGAAGCGTTCCATATACCGAAATAAAACTGAAAATTCAGGATGCAGCACTTTGTGTTTTTCCGTCTTTTGCCGAAGCTTTTCCCGTTTCCTGGCTGGAAGCGATGGCGATGGAAAAACCAATTGTCGCCTCAAATATTGGTTGGGCAAATGAAATGGTCGATGACGGAGATAATGGGTTTTTGATTCATCCGACAAATCATGATGTTTTTGCAGAAAAAATCACTACACTTTTAAACGACAAAGAGTTGTGTTTGAAAACAGGAAAAGCAGCAAGAAAAAAAGTGGAAGATTTTTTTAATATTGACAGTATAGCGAAACAAAATATAGAATTTTATAAAAGCATAATTAACCGTAATTAG
- a CDS encoding glycosyltransferase family 2 protein gives MKFSLIICTYMRPEPLLKLLQSVQEQNIYPDEILIIDGSTNNKTEIVLIENPFENLQYFLVGDKDRGLTKQRNFGIHKVNDAVKVVCFLDDDTVLEPHYFENILQTYHQFPDALGVGGYICNEIKWEEVEDNYIPKINEFYFDGWKRKDGSRFILRKKLNLDSDSPPGFSSNFSHGRSVGFLPPSNKTYEVEQLMGGVSSFRKSVFENFSFSTYFEGYGLYEDADFTLRVAKTGKLYLNTSAKLNHYHAVSGRPNQYHYGKMVVRNGWYVWRVKNPNPVFKDYIKWHAITILLTCIRFTNVTTDHNKKAAFTESLGRTIGWWSLLFNKPQIK, from the coding sequence ATGAAATTTTCCCTTATCATTTGTACCTACATGCGTCCTGAACCTTTGTTGAAATTATTACAATCGGTTCAGGAACAAAATATATATCCTGATGAAATTTTAATTATTGACGGATCAACAAATAATAAAACTGAGATTGTTTTAATAGAAAATCCGTTTGAAAATCTCCAATATTTTTTGGTCGGTGATAAAGATCGCGGACTTACGAAACAAAGAAATTTTGGCATTCACAAAGTAAATGATGCCGTTAAAGTTGTTTGCTTTTTGGATGATGATACGGTTTTAGAACCCCATTATTTTGAAAATATACTGCAAACCTATCATCAGTTTCCGGATGCTCTGGGCGTTGGAGGTTATATTTGTAATGAAATAAAATGGGAAGAAGTTGAAGATAATTACATTCCTAAAATCAATGAGTTTTATTTTGACGGATGGAAACGTAAAGACGGAAGCCGTTTTATATTACGTAAAAAGCTGAATTTGGATAGTGATTCTCCACCGGGTTTTTCTTCTAATTTTTCACACGGAAGAAGCGTTGGTTTTTTACCACCAAGCAATAAAACGTATGAAGTTGAACAATTGATGGGCGGAGTTTCGTCTTTTCGAAAATCAGTTTTTGAAAATTTTTCATTCTCCACTTATTTTGAAGGTTATGGACTTTATGAAGATGCCGATTTTACTTTAAGAGTTGCCAAAACTGGAAAATTATATTTAAATACATCAGCAAAATTAAATCATTATCATGCTGTTTCCGGAAGACCAAATCAATATCATTACGGTAAAATGGTAGTAAGAAATGGCTGGTATGTTTGGCGTGTTAAAAATCCAAATCCGGTTTTTAAAGATTATATAAAATGGCATGCAATAACAATTTTACTTACTTGCATAAGGTTTACCAATGTAACTACAGATCACAATAAAAAAGCAGCTTTTACGGAATCGCTGGGTAGAACAATTGGCTGGTGGAGTTTGCTATTTAATAAACCCCAAATAAAATAA
- a CDS encoding glycosyltransferase family 4 protein, with protein sequence MKTILIAHNYTENSFASMSYYLAHHLADLGNRVIFISHNPFFKEKEIIKKEKGEIIVYSWSTQKRPTSIKDVLWFSKIYFKYKPDVVVGHFVGANISIAISKILSFGRAKTFAYYHTLSDQISKDQKHSGIKHNMFFLRKKMFYKLFCNVVVCPSELAKLDLEKYYSVTKGIVFLNPMKDRFKGKTDNSENIVISFLGRLDPSKGILDLVTAFKTYCDKIKTTNIILNIAGTGSQEKEIKELIKNSENIVYFGGLPYDKIDDYLCKSHFAIIPSKVDNLPTVGLEAMMNQTPLLISNATGLTKYVEDGNECFKFDSNQESMVSIFERVESNFNLQPQMSANARNTFLLKFTIDNYCINFSNELLK encoded by the coding sequence ATGAAAACAATTTTAATTGCACATAATTATACCGAAAATTCATTTGCGTCAATGAGTTATTATTTAGCGCATCATTTGGCGGATTTAGGAAACAGAGTAATTTTTATTTCTCATAATCCCTTTTTTAAAGAAAAAGAGATTATTAAAAAAGAGAAAGGTGAAATTATCGTGTATTCTTGGTCCACTCAAAAAAGGCCAACATCGATAAAAGATGTTCTTTGGTTTTCTAAAATTTATTTTAAATATAAGCCCGATGTGGTTGTTGGTCATTTTGTAGGCGCTAATATTTCAATTGCAATATCAAAAATACTGTCTTTTGGCAGGGCTAAAACATTTGCCTATTATCATACGTTAAGCGATCAAATTTCAAAAGATCAAAAACATAGCGGAATAAAACACAACATGTTTTTTTTACGAAAAAAGATGTTTTATAAATTATTCTGTAATGTTGTTGTTTGTCCGTCAGAATTAGCAAAACTAGATCTTGAAAAATATTATTCTGTTACAAAAGGAATCGTTTTTTTAAACCCGATGAAAGATCGATTTAAAGGCAAAACAGATAACAGCGAGAATATTGTTATCTCGTTTTTAGGCAGATTAGATCCTTCAAAAGGAATTTTAGATCTCGTTACGGCGTTTAAAACATATTGCGATAAAATTAAAACGACAAATATAATTTTGAATATTGCCGGAACAGGAAGTCAGGAAAAAGAGATTAAGGAATTGATAAAAAATAGTGAGAATATCGTTTATTTTGGAGGATTACCTTATGATAAAATTGATGACTATTTATGCAAAAGCCATTTTGCGATAATACCTTCAAAAGTAGATAATTTACCAACGGTTGGTTTAGAAGCCATGATGAATCAGACGCCATTGCTGATTTCTAATGCAACAGGATTAACAAAATATGTAGAAGACGGTAATGAGTGTTTTAAATTTGATTCAAATCAGGAATCTATGGTTTCAATTTTTGAAAGAGTCGAAAGCAATTTTAATCTCCAGCCTCAAATGAGTGCTAATGCAAGAAATACTTTTTTGCTCAAATTTACCATAGACAATTATTGTATTAATTTTTCCAACGAATTACTCAAATGA
- a CDS encoding glycosyltransferase family 2 protein: MKLNEFVTTAGEVILYNGQPDFDQLETLSKEAGDIWHSSFEQGYKNAFPELVYQTAVFFMFINDFDNLDKCVSWRINPNQFAVRKSVWETLKGFDAEYKNIQLQALDFGYNALRNSAAIPLYSKGLFEENSKEEIKISAKDRYVFFRKNFKIDHSVFMLYREGFWKWKEWNAFFYAKKNFKKSGAKPIIKPRELMEIEGNPTISYIIPTMMRQDFTLQLLKDLAAQTYPVSQVVIVDATPKDVRDEKLYNSIDFPFELIVKWQETKGSCRARNEAIDLCTGEYIVFGDDDVRFQSNFIENHIRILQTYKVGACNGLDIRADNQEQDLTDLQDKLQKLGDKRWFVGASHGFSNANSCVKTEYVRKLIGNDINFDGGYGEDSDFGMSIIKLGQIVVHNPFSPNLHLKPPVGGYRFWGNQSKILGKKRKAQPWELDTPVKSIRPVPSPTVMYGIVKHFTAQQVLEYKYKHFFLYLFKGSKKGLLYRFLRIPYKNLQFKKSLFYAKKLNNLGARHK, encoded by the coding sequence ATGAAATTAAATGAATTTGTAACAACAGCCGGAGAAGTTATTCTTTATAATGGACAGCCTGATTTTGATCAATTAGAAACATTGTCAAAAGAAGCCGGAGATATCTGGCATAGTTCTTTTGAGCAAGGATACAAAAATGCTTTTCCAGAATTAGTATATCAAACCGCTGTGTTTTTTATGTTTATCAATGATTTTGATAATCTTGACAAATGTGTAAGCTGGAGAATTAATCCAAATCAATTTGCAGTTCGTAAATCAGTTTGGGAAACGTTGAAAGGTTTTGATGCAGAATATAAAAATATTCAATTACAGGCATTAGATTTTGGATACAATGCTTTGCGAAATTCAGCAGCTATTCCGTTATATAGTAAAGGACTTTTTGAGGAAAACTCAAAAGAAGAAATCAAAATATCAGCAAAAGACAGATACGTTTTTTTTAGAAAAAATTTCAAAATAGATCATTCTGTTTTTATGTTATACAGAGAAGGATTCTGGAAATGGAAAGAATGGAACGCCTTTTTTTATGCTAAGAAAAACTTCAAAAAATCAGGCGCCAAACCTATCATTAAACCTCGTGAATTGATGGAAATCGAAGGAAATCCTACGATTAGCTACATCATTCCAACAATGATGCGTCAGGATTTTACGCTGCAATTATTAAAAGATTTGGCTGCTCAGACATATCCCGTTTCGCAAGTTGTAATTGTAGATGCAACTCCAAAAGATGTACGGGATGAAAAGCTATATAACTCAATAGATTTTCCTTTTGAATTAATTGTTAAATGGCAGGAAACAAAAGGCAGTTGTCGAGCGCGAAACGAAGCAATCGACTTATGTACAGGAGAATATATTGTTTTTGGCGATGATGATGTTCGTTTTCAGTCTAATTTTATAGAAAATCATATCAGAATATTACAAACCTATAAAGTAGGCGCTTGCAACGGACTTGATATTCGTGCGGATAATCAGGAACAGGATTTAACAGATTTACAAGATAAGCTTCAAAAACTGGGCGACAAGAGATGGTTTGTTGGCGCAAGTCATGGTTTTAGTAACGCAAATTCTTGTGTAAAAACAGAATATGTTCGAAAATTAATTGGTAACGATATTAATTTTGATGGCGGTTATGGCGAGGATAGTGATTTTGGAATGTCGATAATTAAGTTAGGACAAATTGTAGTTCATAATCCTTTTTCTCCAAATTTGCATTTAAAACCTCCTGTTGGCGGATATCGATTTTGGGGAAATCAGTCTAAAATTTTAGGCAAAAAAAGAAAAGCCCAGCCTTGGGAATTAGATACGCCGGTTAAGTCTATTCGCCCCGTTCCAAGCCCAACGGTTATGTACGGAATCGTAAAACATTTTACAGCGCAGCAAGTTTTAGAATATAAGTACAAACACTTTTTCTTATATCTTTTTAAAGGTTCAAAAAAAGGACTTTTATACCGTTTTTTAAGAATTCCGTACAAAAATCTTCAGTTTAAAAAATCTCTTTTTTATGCTAAAAAACTAAATAACTTAGGAGCAAGACATAAATAA
- a CDS encoding glycosyltransferase has translation MKLVIITHVNHFQSDNQYFGYAPYVREMNIWLKYVDQVIVVGPLLEKNPTAIDIAYHHPEIDFRKIPDFNLTTFKNSIIAVFKFPIILWRIFWAMKDADHIHLRCPGNIGLLGCVVQILFPNKIKTAKYAGNWDAASKQPWTYRLQKYILNNTFLTRNMQVLVYGNWKNQSKNIKPFFTATYSENEKETILKTGFDSVLEFIFVGSLVSGKNPLYAVKLTEQLIKKGNKAILNLYGEGVERSALEKYIKENQLEEYVFLKGNHEQETIKKAYQKSHFAILASKSEGWPKAIAEAMFWGCVPLSTKVSCVPFMLDYGNRGVLLDMSIKDDLAKITEIITDENLFLDKSKLAIKWSQEYTTDVFESEIKKLLVK, from the coding sequence ATGAAACTTGTAATCATTACACATGTCAATCATTTTCAAAGTGATAATCAGTATTTTGGTTATGCGCCGTATGTGCGTGAAATGAATATTTGGTTAAAATATGTTGATCAGGTTATCGTAGTTGGGCCTTTGCTGGAGAAAAATCCAACAGCAATTGATATTGCGTACCATCATCCTGAAATTGATTTTAGAAAAATACCTGATTTTAATTTAACCACTTTTAAAAATAGTATAATAGCTGTTTTTAAATTCCCAATAATACTCTGGCGAATATTTTGGGCAATGAAAGATGCAGATCATATTCATTTACGCTGTCCCGGAAACATAGGTTTATTGGGTTGCGTGGTTCAAATTCTGTTTCCAAACAAAATAAAAACAGCTAAATATGCAGGAAATTGGGATGCTGCAAGCAAACAGCCGTGGACGTATCGTTTACAAAAATACATTCTGAACAATACTTTTCTAACACGAAATATGCAGGTTTTGGTTTATGGAAACTGGAAAAATCAATCAAAAAATATAAAACCATTTTTCACCGCTACTTATTCAGAAAATGAAAAAGAAACGATTCTAAAAACCGGTTTTGATTCGGTTTTAGAATTCATTTTTGTTGGAAGTTTAGTGTCAGGAAAAAATCCATTATATGCTGTAAAACTTACAGAACAGCTGATAAAAAAGGGTAATAAAGCAATTCTCAATTTATACGGAGAAGGAGTTGAGCGAAGTGCTTTAGAAAAATATATTAAAGAAAATCAATTAGAAGAATATGTTTTTTTAAAAGGAAATCACGAACAGGAAACCATAAAAAAAGCGTATCAAAAAAGCCATTTTGCGATATTGGCATCTAAAAGCGAAGGCTGGCCAAAAGCTATTGCCGAAGCTATGTTTTGGGGATGCGTTCCTTTGTCAACAAAAGTTTCATGTGTTCCTTTTATGCTTGATTACGGAAACAGAGGCGTTTTACTAGACATGAGTATAAAGGATGATCTGGCTAAAATTACAGAAATAATTACAGACGAGAATTTGTTTTTAGATAAAAGTAAATTAGCAATAAAGTGGTCGCAGGAATATACAACGGATGTTTTTGAGTCTGAAATTAAAAAGCTTTTGGTAAAATGA